The following are encoded in a window of Alkalibaculum bacchi genomic DNA:
- a CDS encoding CBS domain-containing protein: MKAKNIMTKKVITVQKNALVSEAANKMKQAGVGAVAVEDNGNIVGLITDRDIVLRDVAEADQPGQMRCSDIMSTNIATATPESNVDDVARVMSERQVKRIPIVEQSKIVGMVSLADLSQTRGKKSEAGDTLRDITTKQTFQ; the protein is encoded by the coding sequence AAAAAAGTAATTACTGTTCAAAAAAATGCTTTAGTTTCAGAAGCTGCAAATAAGATGAAACAAGCAGGTGTTGGTGCGGTAGCTGTTGAAGATAACGGAAATATTGTGGGTCTTATAACAGACAGGGATATTGTTTTACGAGATGTAGCTGAAGCAGATCAACCTGGTCAAATGAGATGTAGTGATATTATGAGTACAAATATTGCTACAGCTACACCAGAATCAAATGTGGATGATGTAGCTAGAGTAATGTCTGAACGTCAAGTAAAGAGAATACCTATTGTAGAACAAAGTAAAATTGTGGGTATGGTTTCGCTAGCTGATCTCTCACAAACAAGAGGTAAGAAAAGTGAAGCTGGAGATACACTAAGAGATATTACTACAAAACAAACTTTCCAATAA